The stretch of DNA CGAAACTGTTGGGTGGAATGATAATTGTTTCTGATTGAATATCCACAAACGAGCGGTCATCAAAGTTTTTGGGATCGACCAGTGCACCGTGGACATTGGTAAATACCTTCCATTCGTCGGCGCAGCGCAGGTCATAGCCAAAGCTGCTGAGGCCGTAGCTGATGACCTGCGCGTTGTCTGAAGTGCGGACCAGTCGGTCTTCAAAGGGCGTGATCATGCCCTCCAGGGCCAGTTGCCGGATGCGCCAGTCGGGAAGAATGCTCATAGGCTGCATGGTAGCGGGTGACGGGTAGGGTGCGGGCGGGCTAGGCTGTGCGGGTGCGTGTGGCAGTGATTTCGGATGTGCATGGCAATGCGTTTGCGCTGGACGCCGTGCTGGCAGAGCTTCGGCAGGCTTCTCCTGACCTGATCCTCAATCTGGGCGATCAGGTGGAGGGGGTGGCCGACCCGGCGCAGGCCGCAGAAGTACAGGCTGAACTCGCTTCCGCCGGGGCGCTGGAAGTGCGCGGCAACAACGAGGAAAAGCTCTGGCCGGAGGGTCGCCGCTCGGCCCTGTCGCGCTCCTTTGGCGAGTGGCTGAGCGGGCAGGTGGACGCCCCCGCTCTGGCACGCCTGGCTGCCCTGCCTCTCACGGTTTCTGCGCTGGACGGCGAACTGCTGGCCTGTCACGGCACCCCCGATAGCGCGTGGCACAGCCTGCTCTGGGAATGGCAGCCTGAAGGGGCAGGCCCGCATGGTCAAAGTGGCAGGGGCTTTTACCGCTCCCGTGACCCGCGCCGGGTGCTGAGGCAGCTCGAACCACTGTATTTGGGGGGGCGGGGCACGGGCGTGGTGGTTTGCGGCCACACCCACCGCCCCGGCGCAACCCGTGTGGGCAACATACTATTGGTCAATGCTGGAGCCGTCAGCGATCAGGTAGATGGCGATCCCCGCGCCCGCTGGACACTGCTGGAGCGGCGTGCAGGCGCGTGGTCGGTGAATTTTTGCGCCGTGCCCTATGACGTAGAGGCCGCCGTGCGCTGGGCCGAAACCCATTCTCCGTTCGGAGCCTTTGTGGGCGGCATGCTCCGCAACGCCACCTTTGATGGGCGCGGAGTGGGGGAGGGGCGTTGACGGGCGAAATACAGGCGGTACGCTGGGGTGAATGAAACCGTTCTCACTCCATCGGAACCCGGTCAAAGCCTGCCAGTCTCTGGCCTTCCTGCTCTGTACGGGCCTGGTTTCCGGCGCGGCGGCCCAGACTCCAGAATTGCGGGCCTGCGGAGGCACAGCGGGCGCTCCGGCGTGGGCGGCGGTACCCGCCAAGGCAGGAGCCATCTACCGGGGCACGGTGGGCACGTTGTCTGTGGTGCTGCAACTGGGTGAGGGGCTGGATGGTGGTGCAGCGCGGTATTACTACGAACGCAAGGGCATCAATATAGAACTGACCCCGTTTCGCAGCGGAGAGAGCCTGATCTTGCAGGAAGAGGTCTGGGATGGCCCAATGGCAGGCCGCGTGGTCACAGGTTGCCTGACGCTGAATCGCCTGACCCTGGACAACAACGCCGCAGGATTCACGGGCACCTGGGCCAAACCCACCGGGCTAGGCACGCTGCCGGTGCGCCTTGCCCCGCTGAATGTCGTGGGCGTGGCCCTGAAGTTGCCGCCTTCCCCCGGCCTGCTGAAGCTGAAGACGGCTGACCCGCTGGCCTTCCTGAAACTGAACCGGGCGTGGACAACGCAGGCGGGGGGCAAAAGCGTGCGCGAGCCGTTGTCGGGCGTGGTTTATCCGCGTATGCCGGGGGCCAGTGCTGGCCTGAACGCCGCCCTGCAAGACCGCGAGCTGGAACACGCCGCCAACGCGCTGGACTGTGCCTACAGGTTGGGCAGCAGCGACATGGCCGAGGGTTACGAACTGAACGCGGCCATCACCTACACGTCGGTTAAATTGATCAGCCTGCGCGAGGATGCCGGGTATTACTGCGGCGGCGCACATCCCGACAATTTCAGTGTCGGCGTGATGCTAGACCGCGCGACTGGGCGTGCCGTGCCCCTGCCGGCCATCTGGCCCAGGTTGACCGCCGCCCGCCAAAAGGCGCTGTATCTGAACCGTTTGCCCGCCGAGGTAGACGCTGAATGCCGCGATGTGCTGCGTGAGATGGGGAGCGAATTTACCGCCCACCTGACCCGTGCGGGCCTGAACCTGACGCCGACGGGCCTGCCGCATGTGGTGGGGGCGTGTGCCGAAACTGTCGTGGTGCCGTTTGCCAGCCTGAAAGCCGATGCCAACGCCCAGGGGGCGTACTACCGCGAGTTCTACCGCTAAGCGCTCTTTCTGACCAAAGAAAAACGCCCCAGCATTGGCCGGGGCGTTTGAGTGCGGGGCTGCGTTTAGCGGTTGCTAGACAGTCGCAGGATAAACAGGAACATATTCATCTTCCTTAGATGGTAGAGATATAGCTGCTAGCTGGTTCTTAGCGTCTATGACAGCATAAAAGCTACCCTACCTGCTTTAGCCTCTTCTGCCCCACGGTAGTCGAGGCTTCTTCTTTTTTGATTTGCCTACAGCGTCATATTCTGCTTTGATGTGCGCTATCAACTGAGATGTTCCGGTCTCAAGCTTGCTGATTTCATCCTTAGTAGCTAACAAACACTCTTTTGCCTCTTTCTGAAGGCTATTCGAGATATCCATTATACTCTCTATCAAATCAGGAAAAGTAATGGCGTTTTCTATACTTTGTTTCTGAAAGAATATATGTATCTTAAAATACAAACTATACAGCTTGTTATGAGTCTCTTTACTGGAGACAAGTAGATCATTTTTGTACTTTATAAAGGGTTCATCATTGAACCAAACAATGCTGTGATTCATTTCAAGGATAATCGTACTTTCTAGGGCTGTGTTCAATCCTCTAAATTCTTCGGAGTTGATCCAGCTATATGTCTTTTCGTCGTATTCGGATGCTATTAATAGTATTTTGTGAATTTGTTCAGCTGGCATAACCTTATTAGCGTGTGCAGCTTCAAGAATCGATATAATATCGTTTAGACTACTCTCGTTCTTCTTGAGGAAGTTAACGTAGGTTTTATTTAACGAGGCGAGAGACTCCATACTTTTGTCTCCAGAAGCTTGTATCCTCTGTCTGTTTAAAGTCTCTTCCTGCCTATTAAATTCCCTAGTCTTGAGTATGCCGTTGTATATGATTGTTAGAAGAACGCCAATAATTGCAGCTGTAGCTGTTGCATAGGGTAATAGGGCTTCTAAGAGTGCTTGGAAGGACACACCCCCACTCTACCCGGCCTAGCCCGTGCTTCCTGCTGCACATGTCCTATGCCCGCTACGCTGGTCATAGTCCATCTCAATAGAGCAGTGTGAGAGTAGATGGTGTGGAAGCGCATAGGAAGGTCATAGAGGCACTATTGATCTCGGCTGAAGTTTACGACGGAAGGTAGCTATGAAGCAGCTGTTTTGGCAGCCGGATATATCGAACGCGCTGCCAACCGACCCGGAGTCGTGCCTTCAACACCTTCAAGGTTTGCGCGCAGAAATTGCCTAAAATATTGCGCTTCACGTAGGCCCAGACGAGTTCAATAGGATTCAGTTCCGGAGCGTATGGCGGCAGATACGACAAGGACAGCCGTGTTTCAGCAGCAACGAAGGCCGTGACGGCCTTCGTTTTATGGATGCTGGCATTGTCCAACACCACCAGGAGATCGCCTGGAATGTGCGTCAAGAGGTGTTGAAAGAAGCGAATTACCTGGGGGCCTGTGAAGGCCCCCTGCTGCGTGTGCTGCAGAAACTGGCCGGCACTGGTGATCGCCCCTAGGGTGGACACCTTGTCCCAACTGGCTTTGGCGAAGACCACCGGAGTCTGCCCACGCAGAGCCCACGTCTGCTTCACGGTGCCTTTCAAACTGAACCCCACTTCGTCGAGAAAGACTAAAGTCGCGCCCGCAGCTACTTTTTTTTCAGTTCCGGAACCGTGGTTTGGATCCAAGTCGCCACGGCTTCTGGGTTCTGTTCCAGAGCGCGTTTATCGGGTTTCTGACGAGAAAAACCTAGCTGGTGCAAGATTCTGCGGACGTGATCGCGATGATGCCAGATGTTGAACTGACGACCGATGACGTCCCTGACCCGGAGCGTCGTCCAACTCACGTCCGGGAAGCCGTGAACCTGCGCCCCTTCGTTGAGGAGGCGCTTCAGCGTCTCCCGTTGCTCTGGGGAGAGCGCCGGCGCTCTCCCCGTAGTGACGGTGGCCTGCAGGGCGTCTGACCCCTGCTGCCGCAGGCGTTGTCTCCAAGTGCGGAGGGTACTCATCGAGACCCCTAGGAACTCAGCCAGCTCTTTGGAACTATGCTGCTGGGTCTCGAGCAGCTGGAGGAAGTGCAGTCGACGTTCTTCAAGTTGAGCTCGCGTAAGGTGCGAGGGTCGCCAATGGTCGGTCACCCACACAATCTATCGTCTTTTACTTCAGCCGAGATCAATAGCAGCGGCATGAACCATAGACAGTACCCTCTCGTAAAACCGATGCTACAGCGGCTGACGGGCTTTCTCCCTTTCACGTATCGATACACCAATTAAGGTACGGGTAGGATCACTACTTTTAGAAATCTCCTAGCCGTACTTTAAATACTCCACCTGGTTACTTGACTGGAATTAATTAAAGACCGGGCCAGGATCGTACCCTAAGGCAAATCTCCTCCCGTACTATAAATAGGCTAAACCAATTAAAGGTCGGCTAGGATCTGGTCTTACGAAAATCTCCTTCCGTACTTTAAATGCACTGCACTAGTTGTAGTGCATCGCTACTTTTGGAAAGTAAAAACCCTAGGTGCGCCGTATAATAGACCTCTTGCGAAAGTCGTGGGCTAAGCTGGTAGCGTGGAGCGAGACCGTCTGACACGCACGCTGAAGATGAACCGCAAGCAGTTTCGTCGACGCACCGGGGTTTCCCCGGAAACGTTTGCCGAGATGGAAGAGGTGCTGACCCTCCGCGAAGGACGGAAGAAGAAATCTGGCCGCCCAGCCGCGCTGAGCGTGGCTGAACAGCTGCTGATGACCCTAGAATTCTGGCGTGAGTATCGAACCTTTGCACACCTGGGTGACGATTGGGGTGTGCATGAAACCACCGTGCACCGCACGGTGCAACGCGTGGAAGCGGCATTGATCGCCAGTGCGCACTTCCAGATGCCCAAGAAACGCGTATTTCAGGAAGCGCAGCTCGTCTATAGCATTGTCGCGATTGATGCTTCTGAGGTCCCGTGTGAACGGCCCAAAAAAAGCAGGGCGGTTGGTACAGCGGGAAGAAGAAGCGCCATACCCTGAAGTTTCAGGTGCTGATGTGCACGGTGACACAGCGCATCCTGGGCACCGCCACGAGTGCTGGGGCCGTTCATGATCTGAAGCTGTTCCGTCAGTCTGGCGTGCGGCTGCCCAACGAGACGGCGCTGATCGGGGACGCTGGATACCAGGGACTCTGGCGGAGCCACGGGCATGCCATCACCACCCATAAGGCGACGCGAGCGTCGCCTCTGTCAGCCGAACAGCGCCAGGATAATCGTGTGCTGGCGCAGACCCGGCAGGGGATCGAGCATGTCATCCGTCGCATGAAAATCTTCCGCGTGTTGAAGGGCGTGTACCGACATCGGCGACGTCGGTTTGCACTCCGGGTTCAGCTGATCGCTGCGCTCTGTAACCTCACCCGCGCACGTCCCGCCTGACTTTCGCAAGAGGTCTAATAGAAGTATGAGATGTACAAAGTACATCCAAAGGAGAAGACATGAAAGAGCAGAGAGTAAACATAAGATTGGACAGCAAACTACTAGAAGAACTCAAGGCATACGCGGCTGCTAACGATAAGGCATACAGCATGGTTATCAGGGAAGCAGTGAGGCAGCACATTAGGGGAGGTAAACAGTGAGGGTCTAGGATAGCCTCTACAATTATTGTAGTAGACCTCTACAGAAAGTGTAGATAACCTCTACAGAAACTGTAGACTATAAAGAAATATAATAAATAAATATTATAAAAAATAATATATAGACTACAGAAAGTGTAGAGGCTTAAGTTTAGAAAAGTACGTGATTTAAGGATTAGGTAAGTAAAGCATATTTAGGCAGATTGACAAAGTATAGGAGATAAGGTAATGACTAAAGGTAAGAATGATGGATTCTTTATGATAGATAACAATGTGGTAGATGGTGGAACTCTAGCGGCTATGAGTGGATCAACAACAAAGATCTATATAGCGCTGGTGAGGTTCAGTAACAGTGGTAAGAGTACGGCATGGCCTAGTTACTCTAAACTGCGGGAATGCGCTGGGTTAGGCAGCGACAGCAGTGTAAAGAAAGGTATTGATGAACTTGTGAAGTTGGGTGTAGTTAGCATGTCGAGTCAAGGTAACAACCTGAAGAGTACGGCTAACACGTACAAAGTGGTAAGTCTGGGTGTAAAGAGTCATAACCCATCGGCGGCTGTATCAACACCTGTACTAACTCACCCTGCTCTATTGGGTAACTCAGTGGACACAACACCTGTGGAGTTAGCTGAGGCGGTAGCAGTAGCACCTGCTGGTGGTGATGGTGAGTCTGCTGAGTGTGCGAATGAAGCTGTAAAAGATATGGATGCTTTGATGATGCTTGCTGGAGAGATTTATGATTTAGCTGTGACGGCTAACTATACAACAATTACGTCTATCGACAAAGATAAGTGGTTAAGTTCATACGAGAGATTAGCTTATGATTACTATGATCAGACAATGCAAGCGCTACAGCAGAGACAACAAAGCCTAATTCTGAGGTTTGCTAACTAAGATTTGATACAACTCAACTATAAGGAGGTGAGTATGAAGAAAGGAAGAGTAAACATATATCTTGATGACGAGACTATGGAGGCTGTTAAGAAGGAAGCAGCTATAAGAGGTGTAGCAGTGAGTCAAGTCATACGAGAGATGATTAGAAGCAGTATTGATGGATAAGTGTTATATAAGATATATGCTTTAGTGGAGGCCTCATTGACTATCCCGTAGGGGTGGGAGGTCTAATTAGATAAACATACTAGATAGGATTAATAGGAGATTTAACATGACTAAGTACAAAGAAGACAACTTTTGTGAAACATACGTAATCGGTATGAAAGTGGAGAATAGATTCAATGACTATCTTGCCTATAAAAAGAGAGAAGTGCTGGAACGTTCAAGTGGCTATCAACCCAAACATGATTTTAGATTTATAGATAAGAATGGTATTAGAACATCTGCTGAAGTAAAGACCTGCACACGTGTATCAAATGATGTACCTATAGAATACGAATCCAGAGGCAAAGCATCAGGAATAGTGTCAACAGAAGGTTTCTATTTTGTGGTGTACTGCATCGAAGATCAGGCATTTTACGTAGCTAAATCTGGTGAATTAATGGAGTGGCTAGATTCAAATCCAAGAAGCTATATCAGCGTCAAGAATACTTCTAACAGTAGTGAAACTAAGCTTTACCTAATAGATAAGTACACATGGAGAGACACGTTTTCGGTCGTCGATTTAACGCATGTGGCTATGCTTGAGAGGGAGGACTTATAGGACGTGAAAGGGAGATGCGCCTTAACAGCGGTATAAACCCACACGCACGCGCAAATATCGGCAAAAATAGAGGATTTCTCCTGAATTCTGCCGATATTTACTGAAATGTAGGCTTGCCTCTTGACAAACCGCCAAAAAAGCGGCACTTTTGGGGTAGGGGTAAGCCGATAACGACAACAGCACAAACAAGAAAAATTCCTTACCGGCCCGTAGGGCCATACGCCGCGCCCCCGGCCCCAGCAGGCCCGCAGCGGTGGAACGAGTACAACCAATACAACCCGTCTATGACAGTGAAAACAACCTGTCGAGGCGGGTCTGTTTTGCTATACCCCCCGGGGGTTGTTTTTCTGGACAGTGTTTTTCCATAGGGGGTAGGAAGTACCCGCGCGTTATTCTGTTTTTTACGTATAATTTGCTTTAATTTAGTCTAAAACATAGCCCTAGAAGCGCATAGCAGCCACCACACGGGCAAGGAGTGCGTGTCAGGCATTCTCTACCATTGGGGATTTTCAAGCCCTTATTTTGGCTTACAGAGGCAACTTCCCGGCTATTCAGACACACCTTGCTCTACTGGAGACGACAAGCGGGCAACGTGCCTTTGCGTGGCATCAACCCACTAGAGTGAGGTTATGAAGGCTGAGATTGAAGTGGTTTATCAGGACTCTACGGCCATCATCTTTGAGTCTGATCTACGGGGCTATCCTAGCCTTGCTATTCAGGGAGACAAACTCGGTCTACTCGCTATCCATGCCCGTGAAGCTTATGAACTCATAGGACAGGGAGAGGTAAATGAAGACAGTCTGTATCTACTGGAACGAGTTGCTGAGACGCTTAGCTACCTCAATGACCTCTACAAACAGTACGGTCAGCGATGATAAGTCGTATTATCAACGGTACATAGGCTGGTACAAGCCATAGATGCCATAGCAAAAGCAGGGGCGGAAAACCCATGCTTGAAAAAGACCTCTTTACTTGTGGCTGGCTTTCCAGTCTTTTATAAATTGCTGATATCCAGACTCAGCTATTTTGCTAATCTCATCGTCAAAGCTACGTTTATCTTTGTATTTACCTCCTTTGGTAGCCATATAGCTTGTGGCATAGTTGTAAGGATTCTCTTTGGTTGGATTACCCTCAAGGAATACAAACGATTCTAAGCGATAGTCATTTCCGAAATCTGAGTAGTCATATGTGACGTAGTTATTCAGATGATATTCACAGTCTTCCTTCTCACCAGGTACAAATCCCATTTCCAATAGCGTATTTACTACCTTAAGAGGCTGTTGAGGAGTTGCATACTCCTCACCTCCAATGGGATAAATCTTGATTGCTGAGATGCTTTGCTTAAAGCAAACATCCTTGGCACTTACATCAGATAGGTTCACGGCGGAAGCACTTCCCATCAGGAAGGCAGCAAGTAGCAGGGGCTTCTTCACCCTCTCAGTCTAGCGAGGCGATATGTCCTTACTCCCACAAGAAGTGGCAGCGTAGATCACCCTGTAGCCCTGTCTGCTGCTGGTGTGTCTATGGTGACGAGGACAGCCTAGAGGCTAGTCATGAAGCCGTCAAGCTGCTGTACCACGCAGAAAATCAATAGGACTTCTTTTAGCAGACTTCTCCGTTCTACCTCTAGTAGCAATTTGCCAGAGAGATACACTATCCGGTACGCCTTCTGCCTTTCTCTACTAAAAGAGAAATACCCTATGCTGTGTAACATGGAAGATGTGAGGACATATTTGATCTACACCCGCGTTAGCACAGGCGCACAGGATGAGAACACTATTGATCTCGGCTGAAGTTTACGACGGAAGGTAGCTATGAAGCAGCTGTTTTGGCAGCCGGATATATCGAACGCGCTGCCAACCGACCCGGAGTCGTGCCTTCAACACCTTCAAGGTTTGCGCGCAGAAATTGCCTAAAATATTGCGCTTCACGTAGGCCCAGACGAGTTCAATAGGATTCAGTTCCGGAGCGTATGGCGGCAGATACGACAAGGACAGCCGTGTTTCAGCAGCAACGAAGGCCGTGACGGCCTTCGTTTTATGGATGCTGGCATTGTCCAACACCACCAGGAGATCGCCTGGAATGTGCGTCAAGAGGTGTTGAAAGAAGCGAATTACCTGGGGGCCTGTGAAGGCCCCCTGCTGCGTGTGCTGCAGAAACTGGCCGGCACTGGTGATCGCCCCTAGGTGGACACCTTGTCCCAACTGGCTTTGGCGAAGACCACCGGAGTCTGCCCACGCAGAGCCCACGTCTGCTTCACGGTGCCTTTCAAACTGAACCCCACTTCGTCGAGAAAGACTAAAGTCGCGCCCGCAGCTACTTTTTCAGTTCCGGAACCGTGGTTTGGATCCAAGTCGCCACGGCTTCTGGGTTCTGTTCCAGAGCGCGTTTATCGGGTTTCTGACGAGAAAAACCTAGCTGGTGCAAGATTCTGCGGACGTGATCGCGATGATGCCAGATGTTGAACTGACGACCGATGACGTCCCTGACCCGGAGCGTCGTCCAACTCACGTCCGGGAAGCCGTGAACCTGCGCCCCTTCGTTGAGGAGGCGCTTCAGCGTCTCCCGTTGCTCTGGGGAGAGCGCCGGCGCTCTCCCCGTAGTGACGGTGGCCTGCAGGGCGTCTGACCCCTGCTGCCGCAGGCGTTGTCTCCAAGTGCGGAGGGTACTCATCGAGACCCCTAGGAACTCAGCCAGCTCTTTGGAACTATGCTGCTGGGTCTCGAGCAGCTGGAGGAAGTGCAGTCGACGTTCTTCAAGTTGAGCTCGCGTAAGGTGCGAGGGTCGCCAATGGTCGGTCACCCACACAATCTATCGTCTTTTACTTCAGCCGAGATCAATAGCCAGTCACGGCAGATTGAGGCCTGT from Deinococcus sp. QL22 encodes:
- a CDS encoding metallophosphoesterase → MRVAVISDVHGNAFALDAVLAELRQASPDLILNLGDQVEGVADPAQAAEVQAELASAGALEVRGNNEEKLWPEGRRSALSRSFGEWLSGQVDAPALARLAALPLTVSALDGELLACHGTPDSAWHSLLWEWQPEGAGPHGQSGRGFYRSRDPRRVLRQLEPLYLGGRGTGVVVCGHTHRPGATRVGNILLVNAGAVSDQVDGDPRARWTLLERRAGAWSVNFCAVPYDVEAAVRWAETHSPFGAFVGGMLRNATFDGRGVGEGR
- a CDS encoding IS630 family transposase (programmed frameshift) translates to MTDHWRPSHLTRAQLEERRLHFLQLLETQQHSSKELAEFLGVSMSTLRTWRQRLRQQGSDALQATVTTGRAPALSPEQRETLKRLLNEGAQVHGFPDVSWTTLRVRDVIGRQFNIWHHRDHVRRILHQLGFSRQKPDKRALEQNPEAVATWIQTTVPELKKKLAAGATLVFLDEVGFSLKGTVKQTWALRGQTPVVFAKASWDKVSTLGAITSAGQFLQHTQQGAFTGPQVIRFFQHLLTHIPGDLLVVLDNASIHKTKAVTAFVAAETRLSLSYLPPYAPELNPIELVWAYVKRNILGNFCAQTLKVLKARLRVGWQRVRYIRLPKQLLHSYLPS
- a CDS encoding transposase family protein codes for the protein MNRKQFRRRTGVSPETFAEMEEVLTLREGRKKKSGRPAALSVAEQLLMTLEFWREYRTFAHLGDDWGVHETTVHRTVQRVEAALIASAHFQMPKKRVFQEAQLVYSIVAIDASEVPCERPKKSRAVGTAGRRSAIP
- a CDS encoding transposase family protein, with product MLMCTVTQRILGTATSAGAVHDLKLFRQSGVRLPNETALIGDAGYQGLWRSHGHAITTHKATRASPLSAEQRQDNRVLAQTRQGIEHVIRRMKIFRVLKGVYRHRRRRFALRVQLIAALCNLTRARPA
- a CDS encoding ribbon-helix-helix protein, CopG family; translated protein: MKEQRVNIRLDSKLLEELKAYAAANDKAYSMVIREAVRQHIRGGKQ
- a CDS encoding helix-turn-helix domain-containing protein, whose translation is MTKGKNDGFFMIDNNVVDGGTLAAMSGSTTKIYIALVRFSNSGKSTAWPSYSKLRECAGLGSDSSVKKGIDELVKLGVVSMSSQGNNLKSTANTYKVVSLGVKSHNPSAAVSTPVLTHPALLGNSVDTTPVELAEAVAVAPAGGDGESAECANEAVKDMDALMMLAGEIYDLAVTANYTTITSIDKDKWLSSYERLAYDYYDQTMQALQQRQQSLILRFAN